A window of Ignicoccus hospitalis KIN4/I contains these coding sequences:
- a CDS encoding MBL fold metallo-hydrolase, producing the protein MGAEITFLGGAREVGRAAYWVKDGKASLLLDYGVSFDEEDRPVFPEYVSPKDVGAVVLSHAHLDHSGALPMLYSAIRRPAYMTKLTKELTAILINDFLKLSGYYATYGETEVKEFLESVRTVDYRRTVEIPEAGGTLLTFYDAGHIPGSAMVKLELPSGLKLLYTGDVRLSETQLLGGADVSGLEADVLIIEATYGKSDHPPRENVEALFVSDVREVLQGGGTVLVPAFGVGRGQEILAVLADHEVEGDVYLDGMVRNVTELLIQGENKKFLKNPDMLEKAYEEAKVVRGWQDRRRVWKRNGVIIASAGMLRGGPSLYYARKIQGIPKDAIFLVSFQAPGTPGRRLVEEGVIEEGGPRVEARTQWFDFSSHAGASELLEIIKSVNKLKKVIIVHSEESTALHFAQRVREETGLDVIVPKPMETLKVEV; encoded by the coding sequence ATGGGCGCAGAGATAACTTTCTTGGGCGGCGCTAGGGAGGTGGGCAGAGCCGCTTATTGGGTCAAGGACGGCAAGGCGAGTCTCCTCCTCGACTACGGGGTCAGCTTCGACGAAGAGGATAGGCCGGTGTTCCCGGAGTACGTGTCTCCCAAGGACGTGGGCGCGGTGGTGCTCAGCCACGCCCACTTGGACCACTCCGGCGCGCTGCCGATGCTTTACTCCGCCATCCGCAGGCCTGCCTACATGACAAAGCTGACCAAAGAGCTCACCGCGATACTGATAAACGACTTCTTGAAACTTTCGGGATACTACGCGACCTACGGAGAGACCGAAGTCAAGGAGTTCTTAGAATCCGTGAGGACCGTAGACTACAGGAGGACCGTGGAGATACCGGAGGCCGGCGGGACCCTCTTGACCTTCTACGACGCCGGCCACATACCGGGCAGCGCAATGGTGAAGTTAGAGCTCCCCAGCGGCTTGAAGCTGCTCTACACCGGCGACGTCAGGTTGAGCGAGACCCAGCTGCTGGGAGGGGCGGACGTCAGCGGCTTGGAAGCGGACGTGTTAATAATAGAAGCCACGTACGGGAAGTCCGACCATCCCCCCAGGGAGAACGTGGAGGCGCTGTTCGTCAGCGACGTGAGGGAGGTTTTGCAGGGCGGCGGGACGGTACTCGTCCCGGCCTTCGGCGTAGGAAGGGGTCAAGAGATACTCGCGGTGCTCGCGGACCACGAGGTGGAGGGAGACGTTTACCTAGACGGCATGGTGAGGAACGTAACCGAGCTCTTGATTCAAGGCGAAAACAAAAAGTTCTTGAAAAATCCGGACATGCTAGAGAAAGCCTACGAGGAGGCCAAGGTGGTGAGGGGCTGGCAAGATAGGAGGAGGGTGTGGAAGAGGAACGGCGTAATAATAGCTTCTGCCGGCATGCTCAGAGGCGGCCCATCTCTATATTACGCGAGGAAGATCCAAGGGATCCCGAAGGACGCTATCTTCTTGGTGTCCTTCCAAGCACCCGGGACCCCCGGGCGCAGGTTAGTGGAGGAAGGAGTCATCGAGGAGGGCGGACCCCGGGTGGAGGCGAGGACCCAGTGGTTCGACTTCTCCAGCCACGCGGGGGCCAGCGAACTCTTGGAGATAATAAAGTCGGTCAACAAATTGAAGAAGGTTATAATAGTTCACTCAGAAGAGAGCACGGCCCTCCACTTCGCGCAGAGGGTGAGGGAGGAGACGGGCCTCGACGTGATAGTTCCGAAACCAATGGAGACGCTGAAGGTCGAAGTATAG
- a CDS encoding nascent polypeptide-associated complex protein, with translation MLPFGFNMKALEKMLKKAGLKVYELEGVERVIIEGVDEKIILVEPKVLELELPGQAKAYQILNPKEVVKEKGVEEGQEVQEVSEDDVKVVVEQTGCSPEKAKQALIETKGDIAEAIVKLQEEGC, from the coding sequence GTGCTCCCGTTCGGCTTCAACATGAAGGCCCTAGAGAAGATGTTGAAGAAGGCGGGGTTAAAGGTCTACGAGCTAGAGGGGGTTGAACGCGTGATAATAGAGGGGGTGGACGAAAAGATAATATTGGTCGAGCCCAAGGTATTGGAGCTGGAGCTGCCCGGCCAAGCTAAGGCGTACCAAATACTCAACCCTAAGGAGGTGGTCAAAGAAAAGGGGGTCGAGGAAGGGCAGGAAGTCCAAGAGGTCTCCGAGGACGACGTGAAGGTCGTGGTCGAGCAGACCGGGTGCTCGCCGGAGAAGGCTAAGCAAGCGCTTATCGAGACGAAGGGGGACATCGCCGAGGCGATAGTCAAGCTTCAAGAGGAGGGCTGTTGA
- a CDS encoding helix-turn-helix domain-containing protein: MKKWREIFEVGIRELARKMNVSPSVISDYEKNKRAPGSKYIKKFVRALMEIDAERDWKVINSLAQKMLGIKSKALDIYEYKRSVRLEELVNASKGYIVNSRFDPNEVVYGFIILDSLRSIEELDSKDFLLLMSMSYKKALVFTKVGTGRPPMVAVRISQIKPVVVILHKPVNLDRLAVRIAEKEGIALIVSLCSEPGELMDRLRLLDVQQPSS, from the coding sequence TTGAAGAAGTGGAGGGAGATCTTCGAAGTGGGCATAAGGGAGCTGGCGAGAAAGATGAACGTTTCGCCGAGCGTCATAAGCGACTACGAGAAGAACAAGAGGGCGCCCGGAAGCAAGTACATCAAGAAGTTCGTGAGGGCCTTAATGGAGATAGACGCAGAAAGGGACTGGAAGGTAATAAATTCCTTGGCCCAAAAGATGTTAGGCATAAAGAGCAAGGCGTTGGACATTTATGAGTATAAAAGGAGCGTGCGCTTGGAGGAATTGGTCAACGCCTCCAAGGGCTACATAGTTAACTCCCGATTCGACCCGAACGAGGTGGTCTACGGCTTTATCATATTGGATAGCCTCAGAAGCATAGAAGAACTCGACTCTAAGGACTTCTTACTGCTCATGTCTATGTCGTACAAGAAGGCTTTGGTCTTCACTAAGGTGGGCACCGGGAGGCCGCCGATGGTGGCGGTTAGGATATCCCAGATAAAGCCGGTCGTGGTCATACTCCACAAGCCGGTCAACTTGGACCGGCTGGCGGTGAGGATAGCCGAAAAAGAGGGGATAGCGCTAATAGTCTCCCTGTGCTCCGAGCCGGGCGAGCTCATGGACCGGTTGAGGCTCTTGGACGTTCAACAGCCCTCCTCTTGA